A region of Paractinoplanes abujensis DNA encodes the following proteins:
- a CDS encoding MFS transporter has product MAAPGTALPPATARRERTGWYFYDWANSAFSTTVLTVFLGPFLTTTAEIAAGCPLGTDDCTGRVHPFGLTIAAGSFYPYVVSLSVLLTVFVLPVMGAVADRAPRKKPLLAGAAFLGAGATVAMVFVTGDRYLLGGLLFLIANIAFGAAVVVYNSFLPQLAGPDERDKVSSRGWALGYLGGGLLLAANLVAVVLLSVDGDDQRTMDIARFCIVSAGLWWAVFTLIPLRWLREHPATGATGNTRGNVLTDGFKQLGHTLRTLRAYPLTLFFLLAYLIYNDGIQTVIALAAQFGSEELDLTQSTLIVTILIVQFLAFGGALALGALATRIGARKTVLLSLALWLVVIAAAYWLPAGKPLPFMLLGAGIGIVLGGSQALSRSLFSQLIPDGKEGEYYGFYEISDKGTSWLGPLLFGLIFQLTDSYRLGIISLVVFFVVGGILLALVPIRRAITAAGNTPPTLI; this is encoded by the coding sequence ATGGCCGCACCCGGCACCGCCCTGCCTCCCGCCACCGCGCGCCGGGAGCGTACGGGCTGGTACTTCTACGACTGGGCCAACTCGGCCTTCTCCACCACGGTCCTGACCGTGTTCCTCGGCCCGTTCCTGACCACCACCGCCGAGATCGCCGCCGGCTGCCCCCTGGGCACCGACGACTGCACCGGCCGGGTCCACCCGTTCGGGCTCACCATCGCCGCGGGCTCCTTCTACCCGTACGTGGTCTCACTGTCGGTTCTGCTGACCGTGTTCGTCCTGCCCGTCATGGGGGCCGTCGCCGACCGCGCACCCCGCAAGAAGCCGCTGCTGGCCGGGGCCGCGTTCCTCGGCGCCGGCGCCACCGTCGCCATGGTGTTCGTGACCGGTGACCGTTACCTGCTGGGCGGGCTGCTGTTCCTGATCGCCAACATCGCGTTCGGCGCCGCCGTGGTCGTCTACAACTCGTTCCTGCCGCAACTGGCCGGCCCCGACGAACGCGACAAGGTCTCCAGCCGCGGCTGGGCGCTGGGCTACCTGGGCGGCGGGCTGCTGCTCGCAGCCAACCTGGTCGCCGTGGTGCTGCTGTCGGTCGACGGCGACGACCAGCGCACCATGGACATCGCCCGGTTCTGCATCGTGAGCGCCGGCCTGTGGTGGGCCGTGTTCACCCTCATCCCGCTGCGCTGGCTGCGCGAACACCCCGCCACCGGCGCCACCGGCAACACGCGCGGCAACGTGCTGACCGACGGGTTCAAACAGCTCGGGCACACCCTGCGCACCCTGCGGGCGTACCCGCTGACCCTGTTCTTCCTGCTGGCCTACCTGATCTACAACGACGGCATCCAGACCGTGATCGCCCTGGCCGCGCAGTTCGGCAGCGAGGAACTCGACCTCACCCAGTCCACCCTGATCGTCACCATCCTGATCGTGCAGTTCCTCGCGTTCGGCGGCGCCCTGGCGCTGGGGGCGCTGGCCACCCGCATCGGCGCCCGCAAAACGGTGCTGCTCAGCCTGGCCCTGTGGCTGGTCGTCATCGCCGCCGCCTACTGGCTGCCCGCCGGGAAGCCGCTGCCGTTCATGCTGCTCGGCGCGGGCATCGGCATCGTCCTGGGCGGCAGCCAAGCCCTCAGCCGCAGCCTGTTCTCCCAGCTCATCCCCGACGGCAAGGAAGGCGAATACTACGGCTTCTACGAGATCAGCGACAAAGGCACCAGCTGGCTCGGCCCGCTGCTGTTCGGCCTGATCTTCCAGCTCACCGACAGCTACCGGCTCGGCATCATCAGCCTGGTCGTGTTCTTCGTCGTCGGTGGCATCCTGCTCGCCCTCGTGCCGATCCGCCGCGCCATCACCGCCGCCGGCAACACACCCCCCACACTGATCTGA
- a CDS encoding DUF6204 family protein, giving the protein MGRAVRVTVRGSFGKLSAEQVAALVAASAEHDFMNTQYTPEGYLAYDVPARPFFTFRFAEEVGGADEVPQAAVRAQIKAEEWMAGHGYPIKNVTVQAVDMAEVPLGKRGRREAARNA; this is encoded by the coding sequence ATGGGGCGGGCTGTCCGGGTGACTGTGCGGGGCAGTTTCGGCAAGCTGAGCGCGGAGCAGGTGGCTGCGCTGGTGGCGGCGTCGGCTGAGCACGATTTCATGAATACGCAGTACACGCCCGAGGGTTATCTGGCTTATGACGTGCCGGCGCGGCCGTTCTTCACGTTCCGGTTCGCCGAGGAGGTGGGCGGGGCCGACGAGGTGCCGCAGGCGGCGGTGCGGGCGCAGATCAAGGCGGAGGAGTGGATGGCCGGGCACGGTTATCCGATCAAGAATGTGACGGTGCAGGCCGTGGACATGGCGGAGGTGCCGTTGGGCAAGCGGGGCCGCCGGGAGGCCGCCCGTAACGCCTGA
- a CDS encoding dynamin family protein produces MAARVGSEAGGQLIQIRDRLGEPLRVAIAGRLKAGKSTLVNALIGRRVAPTAVGECTRVVTRFRYGPADRVDVVCRDGERRSLPLDDDGMIPQRLGVPASRVAYVDVTLTSEKLRDLTVVDTPGLASTDAVVSARAEQAVGTSTAPFDADIDADSAGEVAAAEAVVYVFTQAVRADDVRALEAFRDASARLASTPINALGVFGKADTLVGGAGDPWPVAAPLAEQQAALLARTVSDVVPVVGLLAETGESGRLTAADRDALQQLAGLPAAQLQIMLASVDLFRSRPAPVGPAHRERLLQLLDLYGIGFALAQLTAEPGVSTGELVRRLVAASGFPRLQHTLTETFRWRSDAIKAGWALSRLERLAGHTRDERDREKLRDGVERLLRNPAYHRLRLLDAAQRVATGAVPLPVQWEQELTRLATSEDPRWILRLPDAGLDELATAAVAAANRWRVYAVAGAGPAQSRVAQVAQRGFHILAQQVRP; encoded by the coding sequence ATGGCCGCGCGTGTCGGTTCGGAGGCCGGTGGCCAGCTCATTCAGATCCGTGACCGTCTCGGCGAGCCGTTACGCGTAGCGATCGCCGGGCGGTTGAAAGCCGGAAAGTCGACACTCGTCAACGCGTTGATCGGGCGCCGGGTGGCCCCGACCGCGGTCGGGGAGTGCACCCGGGTGGTCACCCGCTTCCGCTACGGGCCGGCCGACCGGGTCGATGTGGTGTGCCGCGACGGCGAACGCAGAAGCCTGCCGCTGGACGACGACGGGATGATCCCGCAGCGGCTCGGGGTGCCCGCGTCCCGGGTCGCGTACGTCGATGTCACCCTCACCAGTGAGAAACTGCGTGACCTGACCGTGGTCGACACGCCCGGCCTGGCCTCGACCGACGCGGTGGTCAGCGCCCGCGCCGAACAGGCCGTGGGCACCTCGACCGCCCCGTTCGACGCCGACATCGACGCCGACTCGGCCGGGGAGGTCGCCGCGGCCGAGGCCGTGGTCTACGTGTTCACCCAGGCCGTGCGGGCCGACGACGTACGGGCCCTGGAGGCTTTCCGTGACGCGTCGGCCCGGCTCGCGTCGACCCCGATCAACGCGCTCGGCGTGTTCGGCAAGGCCGACACGCTGGTGGGTGGGGCCGGTGACCCGTGGCCGGTGGCGGCTCCGCTGGCCGAGCAGCAGGCCGCGCTGCTGGCCCGGACGGTCTCCGACGTCGTACCGGTGGTGGGGTTGCTGGCCGAGACCGGCGAGTCGGGGCGGCTCACCGCGGCCGACCGTGACGCGTTGCAGCAGCTGGCCGGGCTGCCCGCCGCCCAGCTGCAGATCATGCTGGCCTCCGTCGACCTGTTCCGCAGCCGGCCCGCCCCCGTCGGCCCCGCCCACCGGGAGCGGCTGCTGCAACTGCTCGACCTGTACGGCATCGGCTTCGCCCTGGCCCAGCTGACCGCCGAGCCGGGCGTGTCGACCGGGGAGCTGGTGCGCCGGCTGGTCGCCGCGTCCGGGTTCCCGCGGCTGCAGCACACCCTGACGGAGACGTTCCGGTGGCGTTCCGACGCGATCAAGGCCGGGTGGGCGTTGTCGCGGCTCGAACGCCTCGCCGGGCACACCCGTGACGAACGGGACCGGGAGAAACTGCGCGACGGGGTGGAACGGCTGCTGCGCAACCCCGCCTATCACCGGTTGCGGCTGCTCGACGCCGCCCAGCGGGTCGCCACCGGCGCGGTGCCGCTGCCGGTGCAATGGGAGCAGGAACTGACCCGGCTGGCCACGTCCGAGGACCCGCGGTGGATTCTGCGGCTGCCCGACGCCGGCCTCGACGAACTGGCCACCGCCGCCGTCGCCGCGGCCAACCGGTGGCGTGTCTACGCGGTCGCCGGGGCCGGGCCCGCCCAGTCCCGCGTCGCGCAGGTCGCCCAGCGCGGATTCCACATCCTGGCCCAGCAGGTGCGGCCATGA
- a CDS encoding GntR family transcriptional regulator codes for MNISIDPGSAIPPYEQVRLRIAELAADGHLPAGHKLPPVRALAAELGLAANTVARAYRELESAGLVQTRGRLGTVVTARAAGTSAQAVQAATAYADKVKALGVPPETALALVRAALQR; via the coding sequence ATGAACATCAGCATCGACCCCGGCTCGGCGATCCCGCCCTACGAGCAGGTGCGGCTGCGCATCGCCGAACTGGCCGCGGACGGGCACCTGCCGGCCGGTCACAAACTTCCCCCCGTACGGGCCCTGGCCGCCGAACTGGGCCTGGCCGCCAACACGGTGGCCCGCGCCTACCGGGAACTCGAATCGGCCGGCCTCGTGCAGACCCGCGGCCGGCTCGGCACAGTCGTCACCGCCCGCGCGGCCGGCACCTCCGCCCAGGCCGTCCAGGCCGCCACCGCGTACGCGGACAAGGTCAAAGCGCTGGGGGTGCCGCCCGAAACGGCGCTGGCGCTGGTCCGGGCGGCCCTGCAACGTTAA
- a CDS encoding alpha/beta hydrolase, which translates to MADAVVVPGSRFGSAAGLLMYAGDVPAFRGATVHRHDWTGAPPAELFEPRVESWVCSQVRPVLDALPGQPLLIGKSLGSFAAGLAAERSLPAVWLTPFLTVPWVPAALERATAPFLLVGGTADTFWDRALARRLSPYVVEVPAADDAMFVPGPLTDTIAVLARVVVAVDEFLDEVGWP; encoded by the coding sequence ATGGCCGATGCTGTGGTGGTTCCGGGGAGCAGGTTCGGCAGTGCCGCGGGCTTGTTGATGTATGCGGGGGATGTGCCGGCGTTCCGGGGTGCGACGGTGCACCGTCACGATTGGACGGGTGCGCCTCCGGCGGAGTTGTTCGAGCCGCGGGTGGAGTCGTGGGTGTGTTCGCAGGTGCGGCCGGTGCTTGATGCTCTGCCGGGGCAGCCTTTGCTGATCGGGAAGTCGTTGGGGTCGTTCGCGGCGGGGTTGGCGGCGGAGCGGAGTTTGCCGGCGGTGTGGTTGACGCCGTTTTTGACGGTGCCGTGGGTGCCGGCGGCGCTGGAGCGGGCGACGGCACCGTTTCTGCTGGTGGGTGGCACGGCTGACACGTTCTGGGATCGGGCTTTGGCGCGGCGGTTGTCGCCTTATGTGGTGGAGGTGCCGGCGGCTGATGATGCGATGTTCGTGCCGGGGCCGTTGACGGACACGATTGCGGTGCTGGCGCGGGTCGTGGTGGCGGTCGACGAGTTTCTGGATGAGGTGGGCTGGCCGTGA
- a CDS encoding tetratricopeptide repeat protein codes for MPQQPRTVDAATVLPEPEEAGTLDALAGQLRALKRWAGDPSYETITARLNQTRPATDPARKNTVADCFRPGRRRINADLLVAVVETLHPDPAYAARWRQTLRVIGGQTQAASQVRVQNTLPGDLATFTARTTELQRITHAAGTGGPAVVTIEGMPGVGKTQLAVHAAHRLTAQHQFDTTLYVDLRGFHPDPALPPASPAATLDGFLRLLGVPGPTIPYDLTARSALLRHHLTDHRALVVLDNAADAEQVLPLLPDTPGSVTLITSRRGLTTLPTTEHIVLDVFDPGDAITLLTRTAPSGDPAAAARIAQRCGYLPLALELVTGHMRAQPGWTLTDHADRLDERHRHRRLDTGVELALDLSYQHLPADRQRALRLLALHPGPDLDPYAVAALTGHDLTEAGDLLLHLHRDHLLQHPSPGRYTLHDLVRAHATSRAVDEDPPPQRRAALTRLFDHYLTTAATAMDTLFPAEAARRPRIAAPAVTNPTLQQPAAAHAWIDNELPALLAVAGHATEHGWPTHTTHLSATLYRYLSGGYPYAALTLHDLACRAAQHTGDVAAHADARLGLGVAHLQLGRPEPAADHLHRAAQLHQQAGNPAGQARALANLGIIDQRQGRYAQAAGHVRHAFELYHRAADDIGEAASLLTLGSIHENLDQNETAAEYLTQAHILFQRLGHPAGQAAALNSLSLVEGRIGRYGPAADHIEQALALYRRLGNRTGEASCLDSLGTLHTRRGHPDAATTAHRQALAILADIGERHGEADSHNGLGEAAHAAGHPAEAVTHHSTALTTAGTLGQRDQQARAHAGLGHAHHDLGDTARAEHHFTAAAQLYADLGLPKAAEIRAHLDNLHPPA; via the coding sequence GTGCCGCAGCAACCGAGAACCGTCGATGCCGCGACCGTGTTGCCGGAACCGGAGGAGGCGGGCACCCTCGACGCCCTCGCCGGACAGCTGCGGGCCCTGAAACGATGGGCCGGGGACCCCTCGTACGAGACCATCACCGCCCGGCTCAACCAGACCCGCCCGGCCACCGACCCCGCACGCAAGAACACCGTGGCCGACTGCTTCCGGCCCGGCCGGCGCCGCATCAACGCCGACCTGCTCGTCGCCGTCGTCGAAACCCTGCACCCGGACCCCGCATACGCCGCCCGGTGGCGGCAAACACTGCGCGTGATCGGTGGGCAAACCCAAGCCGCCTCGCAAGTCCGCGTCCAGAACACCCTGCCCGGCGACCTCGCCACCTTCACCGCCCGCACCACCGAACTGCAGCGCATCACCCACGCCGCCGGCACCGGCGGACCGGCCGTCGTCACGATCGAAGGCATGCCCGGCGTCGGCAAAACCCAGCTGGCCGTGCACGCCGCGCACCGCCTCACCGCCCAGCACCAGTTCGACACCACCCTGTACGTCGACCTGCGCGGATTCCACCCCGACCCGGCCCTGCCCCCAGCCAGCCCCGCCGCCACCCTCGACGGATTCCTGCGGCTGCTCGGCGTGCCCGGCCCCACCATCCCGTACGACCTCACAGCCCGCTCCGCTTTGCTGCGCCACCACCTCACCGACCACCGGGCCCTCGTGGTGCTGGACAACGCCGCCGACGCCGAACAAGTCCTGCCGCTGCTGCCGGACACCCCGGGCAGCGTCACCCTCATCACCAGCCGGCGCGGCCTGACCACCCTGCCCACCACCGAGCACATCGTGCTCGACGTGTTCGACCCCGGCGACGCGATCACCCTGCTCACCCGCACCGCCCCCAGCGGTGACCCGGCCGCCGCAGCCCGCATCGCCCAACGCTGCGGCTACCTGCCCCTGGCCCTGGAACTGGTCACCGGCCACATGCGCGCCCAGCCCGGCTGGACCCTGACCGACCACGCCGACCGGCTCGACGAACGGCACCGCCACCGCCGCCTCGACACCGGCGTCGAACTCGCCCTCGATCTGTCCTACCAGCACCTCCCAGCCGACCGGCAGCGGGCGCTGCGCCTGCTCGCCCTGCACCCCGGGCCCGACCTCGACCCGTACGCGGTGGCCGCCCTCACCGGCCACGACCTCACCGAGGCCGGCGACCTGCTGCTCCACCTGCACCGCGACCACCTGCTGCAACACCCCAGCCCCGGCCGCTACACCCTGCACGACCTGGTCCGCGCCCACGCCACCAGCCGCGCCGTCGACGAGGACCCACCACCGCAGCGCCGCGCCGCCCTGACCCGCCTGTTCGACCACTACCTGACCACCGCCGCCACGGCCATGGACACCCTGTTCCCGGCCGAAGCAGCCCGCCGCCCCCGCATCGCCGCCCCCGCCGTGACCAACCCCACGCTGCAGCAACCCGCAGCCGCCCACGCCTGGATCGACAACGAACTACCCGCGCTGCTGGCCGTCGCCGGTCACGCCACCGAACACGGCTGGCCCACCCACACCACCCACCTGTCGGCCACCCTGTACCGCTACCTCAGCGGCGGCTACCCCTACGCCGCGCTGACCCTGCACGACCTGGCCTGCCGAGCCGCCCAGCACACCGGCGACGTGGCCGCCCACGCCGACGCCCGCCTCGGCCTGGGCGTCGCCCACCTGCAACTCGGCCGCCCCGAACCCGCCGCCGACCACCTGCACCGCGCCGCCCAGCTGCACCAACAAGCCGGCAACCCCGCCGGCCAGGCCCGCGCCCTGGCCAACCTCGGCATCATCGACCAACGACAAGGCCGCTACGCCCAAGCCGCCGGCCACGTCCGGCACGCCTTCGAGCTCTACCACCGAGCCGCCGACGACATCGGTGAAGCCGCATCGCTGCTCACCCTGGGCTCCATCCACGAAAACCTCGACCAGAACGAAACCGCCGCCGAGTACCTGACGCAAGCCCACATCCTGTTCCAGCGGCTCGGCCACCCCGCCGGGCAAGCCGCCGCCCTCAACAGCCTCAGCCTCGTAGAAGGACGCATCGGCCGGTACGGACCCGCCGCCGACCACATCGAACAAGCCCTCGCCCTGTACCGCCGCCTCGGCAACCGCACCGGCGAAGCCTCCTGCCTGGACAGCCTGGGCACCCTGCACACCCGCCGCGGCCACCCCGACGCGGCCACCACCGCCCACCGCCAAGCCCTGGCCATCCTGGCCGACATCGGCGAACGCCACGGCGAAGCCGACTCCCACAACGGTCTCGGCGAAGCCGCCCACGCCGCCGGCCACCCGGCCGAGGCAGTCACCCACCACAGCACCGCCCTCACCACCGCCGGCACACTCGGCCAACGCGACCAGCAGGCCCGCGCCCACGCCGGACTCGGACACGCCCACCACGACCTCGGCGACACCGCCCGCGCCGAACACCACTTCACCGCAGCCGCCCAGCTGTACGCCGACCTGGGCCTGCCGAAAGCCGCCGAGATCCGCGCACACCTCGACAACCTCCACCCACCCGCCTGA
- a CDS encoding GNAT family N-acetyltransferase: MITVARPEDRQAVVDTLVTAFAGDPALRYVFPDDDTYAQYAAVFFGFCFDKRVHQRSIWTIHDGAATAIWEPPDTAHPGGDLTGEVPDDMLKRLRAYDEAVQAALPPGPFWYLGVLGTHPGFTGRRWAQAVMHAGLDRAEADGLPAVLETSQPANVGFYRRAGWRVVTELTDPLPIWVMRR; encoded by the coding sequence GTGATCACAGTTGCCCGGCCCGAGGACCGTCAGGCCGTCGTCGACACGCTGGTGACCGCGTTCGCGGGCGACCCCGCGCTGCGGTACGTGTTCCCCGACGACGACACCTACGCGCAGTACGCCGCCGTGTTCTTCGGGTTCTGCTTCGACAAGCGTGTCCACCAGCGTTCGATCTGGACGATCCACGACGGGGCGGCCACCGCGATCTGGGAACCGCCGGACACCGCGCACCCCGGCGGCGACCTGACCGGCGAGGTGCCCGACGACATGCTCAAACGGCTCCGCGCGTACGACGAGGCCGTGCAGGCCGCCCTGCCACCGGGCCCGTTCTGGTATCTGGGGGTGCTCGGCACTCATCCCGGCTTCACGGGGCGGCGCTGGGCGCAGGCGGTCATGCACGCCGGGCTCGACCGGGCCGAGGCCGACGGGCTGCCCGCCGTGCTCGAGACCAGCCAACCCGCCAACGTCGGTTTCTACCGCAGAGCGGGCTGGCGGGTCGTCACCGAACTGACCGACCCCCTCCCCATCTGGGTCATGCGGAGGTGA
- a CDS encoding dynamin family protein, which translates to MSADLTPLLDKTVKDTLAYVRTHDPDAGAELAELRRRRLTRPEVVVVGETKRGKSSLINALLGVPGLSPVDAAVATATYLQFVPGEQLGARAWLPGSADPIVIGDLAEWATGAQRARRIEVTHPAPMLRYVSLLDTPGVGGLDPAHTAVALAAVERATALLFVADASAPLSQPELDFLVAASVRVDAVVFALTKIDGFAGWRRILDDNQALLRAHAPRFADASWFAVSSTLAELAVQAGPDDQAALVEASKIAELQHALVELAGRGHQLQLANVLRAARGDLTRLEAAAADSVRAVEADPVRTAQIRAERAALAARKRTESRQWTLLLSTETQRARVETVGQLRTRIAAVQQDFSERIDKGRGDTLATMPEQLDTELQAVAVHLSEQLETTFAAVGEKVLASVFDESERAAMLSRLNASLRHTMDAAAPRDGSADNLLIALSAGGIAFMAGRGAMLGASVLAVGGGLLVPVAGIGLGLAAGGYVLYRRRVQTDRQQARIWLRDVLGEARAALADEIANRFTDLQYALSVAVDDAVEKRIKDLDAHIAEIDAAAAEDAAGRSRRRATAQQELDAVRAKLRAADAVLAKARALTPVPYDEENR; encoded by the coding sequence ATGAGCGCAGATCTGACCCCGCTGCTCGACAAAACCGTCAAGGACACCCTCGCGTACGTGCGCACCCACGATCCCGACGCCGGGGCCGAACTGGCCGAGCTGCGCCGCCGCCGGCTCACCCGCCCCGAGGTGGTGGTGGTCGGCGAGACCAAACGCGGCAAGAGCTCACTGATCAACGCGCTGCTCGGGGTGCCCGGCCTGTCCCCCGTCGACGCCGCCGTCGCCACCGCCACCTACCTGCAGTTCGTGCCGGGTGAGCAGCTGGGCGCGCGGGCGTGGCTGCCCGGATCGGCCGACCCGATCGTCATCGGCGACCTGGCCGAGTGGGCCACCGGCGCCCAGCGGGCCCGCCGCATCGAGGTCACCCACCCGGCGCCGATGCTGCGCTACGTGAGTCTGCTCGACACCCCCGGCGTGGGCGGGCTCGACCCGGCGCACACCGCCGTCGCCCTGGCCGCCGTGGAACGGGCCACGGCGCTGCTGTTCGTCGCCGACGCGTCCGCGCCCCTGTCCCAGCCCGAACTCGACTTCCTGGTCGCCGCGAGCGTCCGGGTCGACGCGGTCGTCTTCGCCCTCACCAAGATCGACGGGTTTGCGGGGTGGCGGCGCATCCTCGACGACAACCAGGCCCTGCTGCGCGCGCACGCCCCCCGGTTCGCCGACGCGTCCTGGTTCGCGGTGTCGTCCACCCTGGCCGAACTGGCCGTGCAGGCCGGCCCCGACGACCAGGCCGCCCTGGTGGAGGCGTCGAAGATCGCCGAACTGCAGCACGCCCTGGTCGAACTGGCCGGCCGCGGGCATCAGCTGCAGCTGGCCAACGTGCTGCGGGCAGCCCGCGGCGACCTCACCCGCCTGGAGGCGGCAGCGGCCGATTCCGTACGGGCGGTCGAAGCCGACCCGGTACGCACCGCGCAGATCCGGGCCGAACGGGCCGCGCTGGCCGCCCGCAAACGCACCGAGTCACGGCAGTGGACGCTGCTGCTGTCCACCGAGACCCAGCGGGCCCGGGTGGAGACGGTGGGGCAGCTGCGCACCCGCATCGCCGCCGTGCAGCAGGACTTCAGCGAACGCATCGACAAAGGCCGCGGCGACACCCTGGCCACGATGCCCGAGCAACTCGACACCGAACTGCAAGCCGTCGCCGTGCACCTGTCCGAACAGCTCGAAACCACGTTCGCCGCCGTCGGGGAGAAAGTCCTGGCGTCGGTGTTCGACGAATCCGAACGCGCCGCGATGCTGAGCCGGCTCAACGCGAGCCTGCGCCACACCATGGACGCCGCCGCGCCCCGCGACGGCTCCGCCGACAACCTGCTGATCGCCCTGTCCGCCGGCGGCATCGCCTTCATGGCCGGCCGCGGCGCCATGCTCGGCGCGTCCGTGCTCGCCGTCGGCGGCGGTCTGCTGGTGCCGGTGGCCGGGATCGGGCTGGGCCTGGCCGCCGGCGGGTACGTGCTGTACCGGCGGCGGGTGCAGACCGACCGGCAGCAGGCCCGGATCTGGCTGCGCGACGTCCTCGGCGAGGCCCGGGCCGCGCTGGCCGACGAGATCGCCAACCGTTTCACCGATCTGCAGTACGCCCTGTCCGTCGCCGTCGACGACGCCGTCGAAAAACGGATCAAGGACCTGGACGCGCACATCGCCGAGATCGACGCGGCCGCCGCCGAGGACGCGGCCGGACGGTCCCGGCGGCGCGCCACCGCCCAGCAGGAACTCGACGCGGTCCGCGCGAAGCTACGCGCCGCCGATGCGGTTCTGGCCAAGGCCCGGGCGTTGACGCCCGTGCCGTACGACGAGGAGAACCGATGA
- a CDS encoding thioesterase family protein produces the protein MKTFTEATAVVAADGALEADLDAGWAIGDKLHGGYLMAILGRAVATTAEHPHLVSMTTTFLRPPAAGRARVTVELLRAGRTAGQYRARLEQDGQPCAEALVTQGLLDRSQPWWGRAKPPALPAEDECVRLPAQAPGSPFPVPLLDLVEHRLDPAVLGFAAGQPSPDGQTAGWLRFADGADWDPLSLLIATDPAPPISLTLGLTGWAPTLSLTAYVRRLPAPGPLRFAMRSSEITSGRMDEIVEVWDAADTLVAQATQLAAVRV, from the coding sequence ATGAAGACCTTCACGGAGGCGACCGCCGTGGTCGCCGCGGACGGGGCCCTGGAGGCCGACCTCGACGCCGGGTGGGCGATCGGCGACAAGCTGCACGGCGGCTACCTGATGGCGATCCTCGGGCGCGCGGTCGCCACGACGGCCGAGCATCCGCACCTGGTCTCGATGACCACGACGTTCCTGCGCCCACCGGCCGCGGGCCGGGCCCGGGTGACCGTGGAGCTGCTGCGGGCCGGGCGCACCGCGGGCCAGTACCGGGCCCGGCTGGAGCAGGACGGGCAACCGTGCGCGGAGGCGCTCGTGACCCAGGGCCTGCTCGACCGGTCGCAGCCCTGGTGGGGCCGGGCCAAACCGCCCGCGCTGCCCGCCGAGGACGAATGTGTCCGGCTGCCCGCGCAGGCCCCCGGCTCGCCGTTCCCGGTGCCGCTGCTCGACCTCGTGGAGCACCGGCTCGACCCGGCCGTCCTCGGGTTCGCCGCGGGGCAGCCGTCGCCGGACGGGCAGACCGCCGGCTGGCTGCGGTTCGCCGACGGCGCCGACTGGGATCCGCTGAGCCTGCTGATCGCGACCGATCCCGCTCCCCCGATCTCGCTCACCCTGGGCCTGACGGGCTGGGCGCCGACGCTGAGCCTGACCGCGTACGTGCGGCGCCTGCCCGCCCCGGGCCCGCTGCGCTTCGCCATGCGCTCCAGCGAGATCACCTCGGGCCGGATGGACGAGATCGTCGAGGTGTGGGACGCGGCCGACACGCTCGTGGCCCAGGCGACCCAGTTGGCCGCCGTCCGTGTCTAA
- a CDS encoding NUDIX hydrolase encodes MPISAYITGLRAHVGHDLLLLPGASGVVRDADGRILLLKRSDNGQWSLPAGMIDPGEQPADAALREIFEETGVVAEIERLGGVAMHGAQYPNGDRCEYLAVWFRCRAVGGEARPDGDESLEVGWFAPDELPEVGELTKLRIETTADPDSPPWFAQPGEAPAALGHKHGL; translated from the coding sequence ATGCCGATTTCTGCTTACATCACCGGGCTGCGCGCCCATGTCGGTCATGATCTGTTGCTGCTGCCGGGGGCGAGCGGGGTCGTGCGTGATGCCGACGGGCGGATCCTGCTGCTGAAGCGGTCCGACAACGGGCAGTGGTCGCTGCCCGCCGGCATGATCGATCCGGGGGAGCAACCGGCCGACGCGGCGTTGCGGGAGATTTTCGAGGAGACCGGGGTGGTCGCGGAGATCGAACGGCTGGGTGGGGTGGCCATGCACGGCGCGCAGTACCCGAACGGTGACCGGTGTGAATATCTGGCGGTCTGGTTCCGGTGCCGGGCTGTCGGGGGTGAGGCCCGCCCGGACGGTGACGAGTCGCTGGAGGTGGGCTGGTTCGCGCCGGACGAGCTGCCCGAGGTGGGCGAGTTGACGAAGCTGCGGATCGAGACCACGGCCGACCCGGATTCCCCGCCGTGGTTCGCTCAGCCGGGTGAGGCGCCCGCCGCGCTGGGCCACAAGCACGGGCTTTAA